One segment of Amycolatopsis alba DSM 44262 DNA contains the following:
- the trmD gene encoding tRNA (guanosine(37)-N1)-methyltransferase TrmD: protein MRLDVVTIFPEYLDPLRAALLGRAIDRGLIEVGVHDLRNWTHDVHRAVDDAPYGGGPGMVMKPQIWGPALDDVCGENTRLVVPTPAGRPFTQAMAHQYAAEEHLVFACGRYEGIDQRVIDDAAKRMPVDEVSIGDYVLVGGEAAVLVMVEAVVRLLPGVLGNARSAEEDSFSDGLLEGPSYTRPEVWRELAVPDVLRSGNHALIDRWRRDQALERTVQRRPELIGLLPEGSLDKHDLKVLDRLDEGTGQAGSTT from the coding sequence ATGCGCCTCGACGTAGTCACGATCTTCCCCGAATACCTCGACCCGCTCCGCGCCGCGCTGCTCGGCCGCGCGATCGACCGCGGCCTCATCGAGGTCGGCGTGCACGACCTGCGTAACTGGACGCACGACGTCCACCGCGCGGTCGACGACGCGCCGTACGGCGGCGGACCCGGCATGGTGATGAAACCGCAGATCTGGGGCCCCGCCCTGGACGACGTCTGCGGCGAGAACACCCGCCTCGTGGTCCCCACCCCCGCCGGGCGCCCGTTCACCCAGGCCATGGCCCACCAGTACGCCGCCGAGGAGCACCTGGTGTTCGCCTGCGGCCGCTACGAGGGTATCGACCAGCGGGTGATCGACGACGCCGCGAAACGGATGCCCGTCGACGAAGTCTCGATCGGCGACTACGTGCTGGTCGGCGGCGAGGCCGCGGTACTGGTGATGGTCGAAGCCGTCGTCCGGCTGCTGCCGGGGGTCCTCGGCAACGCCCGCTCCGCCGAGGAGGACTCCTTCTCCGATGGCCTGCTCGAAGGCCCCAGCTACACGCGGCCGGAGGTCTGGCGAGAGCTGGCCGTGCCGGACGTCCTGAGATCGGGCAACCACGCGCTCATCGACCGTTGGCGCCGCGACCAGGCACTGGAGCGGACGGTCCAGCGCAGGCCCGAACTGATCGGCCTGCTGCCGGAAGGTAGTCTCGACAAGCACGATCTCAAGGTCCTCGACCGCTTGGACGAGGGCACCGGCCAGGCCGGGTCAACCACCTGA
- a CDS encoding YifB family Mg chelatase-like AAA ATPase, which translates to MALAKAWSVALLGVDGRMIEIEADIGGGSPKVTMVGLPDTGLKEAKDRVRSAVRNSGQQWPDERVILGLSPANLPKVGSGYDLGIAAAVLAATGSVPATKLLHTVLLGELALDGRVRAVRGVLPGLLAARNAGYRRAVVPAESLFEAALVDGLEVGGVARLSDFVDWLKGEGELAKPEPFAAQEPTSVPDLADVVGQPDARWALEVAAAGGHHLLMTGPPGVGKTMLAKRLPGLLPRLTAEESLQVTAVHSIDGSLSRTEPLVTVPPFVSPHHSISVPALIGGGSGLAVPGAISRAHRGILFLDEVCEFGPERLESLRTVLEEGEVRIARVKGAVRYPARFQLVLATNPCPCAPAKDADCICSASARRRYLGRLSGPLLDRVDLRVRLRPLSALSAHLSEAPEATAAVRERVLEARERAAKRWVDHGWPTNAEVPGPALRREFALPARATALLDRALERGAITARGADRCLRIAWTLADLRGAGKPEADEVAAALDFRERSSG; encoded by the coding sequence ATGGCGCTGGCGAAAGCCTGGTCCGTCGCGCTGCTCGGTGTCGACGGCCGGATGATCGAGATCGAGGCCGACATCGGCGGCGGGTCGCCGAAGGTGACGATGGTCGGGCTGCCCGACACCGGGCTGAAAGAGGCCAAGGACAGGGTCCGCTCCGCCGTCCGCAATTCAGGGCAGCAGTGGCCGGACGAGAGGGTGATCCTCGGCCTTTCACCGGCGAACCTGCCGAAGGTGGGTTCCGGCTACGACCTGGGCATCGCGGCGGCGGTACTGGCCGCGACGGGGTCGGTTCCGGCCACCAAGCTGCTGCACACCGTGCTGCTCGGCGAACTCGCCCTCGACGGCCGGGTCCGGGCCGTCCGCGGCGTCCTGCCGGGACTGCTGGCGGCGCGCAACGCCGGGTACCGCCGGGCCGTCGTGCCCGCCGAGTCGTTGTTCGAAGCCGCTCTCGTGGACGGACTGGAGGTCGGCGGCGTTGCCCGGCTGAGCGATTTCGTGGACTGGCTCAAGGGTGAAGGCGAACTCGCCAAGCCCGAGCCGTTCGCCGCCCAGGAGCCGACGTCGGTACCGGACCTCGCCGACGTCGTGGGACAGCCGGATGCGCGGTGGGCACTGGAGGTGGCCGCTGCGGGCGGGCATCACCTGCTCATGACGGGTCCTCCAGGGGTGGGCAAGACGATGCTCGCGAAACGCCTCCCCGGACTCCTCCCACGGCTGACAGCCGAAGAGTCGTTGCAGGTCACCGCCGTTCATTCGATCGACGGTTCGCTCTCCCGGACCGAGCCACTGGTCACCGTGCCGCCGTTCGTCTCGCCGCACCATTCGATCAGCGTGCCCGCCCTGATCGGCGGTGGCAGCGGCCTTGCCGTTCCCGGCGCCATCAGCCGGGCGCACCGCGGCATCCTCTTCCTCGACGAGGTCTGCGAATTCGGCCCGGAACGGCTGGAGTCGCTGCGCACTGTCCTCGAAGAGGGCGAGGTGCGGATCGCGAGGGTCAAGGGGGCCGTGCGGTACCCGGCACGCTTTCAACTGGTGCTGGCGACCAATCCTTGTCCTTGCGCCCCGGCGAAGGACGCCGATTGCATCTGCTCGGCGTCCGCGCGACGGCGGTACTTGGGCCGACTGTCCGGGCCACTACTCGATCGGGTGGATCTGCGGGTTCGGTTGCGCCCGCTTTCCGCGCTCAGCGCGCACCTGAGCGAGGCACCCGAAGCGACGGCGGCCGTCCGGGAACGGGTGCTGGAAGCGCGTGAGCGAGCCGCGAAACGCTGGGTGGACCATGGCTGGCCGACGAACGCGGAGGTGCCCGGCCCGGCGCTGCGCCGCGAGTTCGCCCTGCCAGCGCGGGCCACGGCGTTGCTGGACCGCGCGCTGGAGCGAGGCGCGATCACCGCGCGCGGCGCGGACCGCTGCCTCCGCATCGCCTGGACGCTCGCCGATCTGAGAGGGGCAGGCAAGCCGGAGGCGGACGAGGTGGCGGCGGCCTTGGACTTCCGAGAGAGGTCATCCGGATGA
- a CDS encoding ribonuclease HII → MVRGDLFWGLQGALDRRGLGPVAGVDEAGRGACAGPLVVAACVLRPGDAARLPELTDSKVLTAKARDRVYDRVVQRAVDYAVIVIPAAEVDLFGIHVMNLEGMRRAVSALRNTPGYVLTDGFRVSGLPAPSVPVIKGDKAVACVAAASVLAKVTRDRIMGDLHDVHPQYGFDVHKGYSTTDHSAALTAHGPSPVHRWSYANVATAAAAHRARPPHPVVLTVAALENPSVPIRALGPYVGNNERSAAGVAAESRGGARIS, encoded by the coding sequence GTGGTGCGCGGCGACCTCTTCTGGGGGTTGCAAGGCGCGCTGGACCGGCGGGGCCTCGGGCCCGTCGCCGGAGTCGACGAGGCAGGGCGCGGCGCTTGCGCCGGCCCGCTCGTCGTGGCCGCTTGCGTCCTGCGTCCCGGCGACGCCGCCCGGCTGCCCGAGCTCACCGACTCGAAGGTGCTCACGGCCAAGGCCCGCGACCGGGTCTACGACAGGGTCGTCCAGCGTGCCGTCGACTACGCGGTCATCGTCATCCCGGCGGCCGAGGTCGACCTGTTCGGCATCCACGTCATGAATCTCGAAGGCATGCGACGTGCTGTCTCGGCGTTGCGGAACACGCCGGGCTACGTCCTGACCGACGGATTCCGGGTGTCGGGGCTGCCCGCCCCGAGCGTTCCGGTGATCAAGGGGGACAAGGCCGTCGCGTGTGTGGCGGCGGCGTCCGTGCTGGCCAAGGTCACGCGGGACCGGATCATGGGCGACCTGCACGACGTCCACCCGCAGTACGGCTTCGACGTGCACAAGGGGTACAGCACCACCGACCACAGCGCGGCGCTGACCGCGCACGGTCCGAGCCCGGTTCATCGCTGGTCGTACGCCAATGTGGCCACCGCGGCCGCCGCGCACCGGGCCCGTCCGCCTCACCCGGTGGTGCTGACCGTCGCGGCACTGGAAAACCCGAGCGTGCCGATACGTGCCCTGGGCCCGTACGTGGGTAACAATGAACGCTCCGCCGCTGGAGTAGCAGCAGAATCGCGAGGAGGGGCGCGGATTTCATGA
- a CDS encoding CPBP family intramembrane glutamic endopeptidase, producing MTVSQPREPIPEAAPPDELAAGGEVAAPDTPPPHRWGFGAFLLVEAVLLASAAFISVLLGDVQPGQPLPMRMVLLGTMVPTMIAAGVALLITRVRGNGPVIDLRIGWSWADVKVGLKLGVLGLGFTSLAAWAWTQVVGNENATSAISALVEDRRMSVSAAIVMFIYLWLVGPICEEIIYRGLLWGAVERLTWRTERWGRIAAFLVSTAVFAASHLEPLRTTLLLVIAIPIGLARVFTGRLLGSVVAHQVNNFLPAVTILLASLGIAAF from the coding sequence GTGACCGTATCTCAGCCCAGGGAGCCGATCCCCGAGGCCGCGCCGCCGGACGAACTCGCTGCCGGAGGTGAGGTGGCCGCGCCCGACACGCCACCGCCGCATCGCTGGGGATTCGGGGCCTTCCTCCTCGTGGAGGCGGTCCTGCTGGCGTCGGCAGCGTTCATCAGCGTCCTGCTCGGTGACGTCCAGCCCGGTCAGCCCCTGCCGATGCGCATGGTGCTGCTGGGCACGATGGTGCCGACGATGATCGCCGCCGGGGTCGCGCTGCTGATCACCCGCGTGCGTGGCAACGGCCCGGTCATCGACCTGCGGATCGGCTGGAGCTGGGCCGACGTCAAGGTCGGCCTCAAACTCGGCGTGCTCGGGCTCGGGTTCACCTCGCTCGCCGCGTGGGCCTGGACGCAGGTGGTGGGCAACGAGAACGCCACCTCGGCGATCAGCGCGCTGGTCGAAGACCGGCGGATGTCGGTCTCGGCGGCCATCGTGATGTTCATCTACCTGTGGCTGGTCGGGCCGATCTGCGAGGAGATCATCTACCGCGGCCTGCTGTGGGGCGCGGTCGAGCGGCTGACCTGGCGCACCGAACGCTGGGGGAGGATCGCGGCGTTCCTGGTCTCCACGGCTGTTTTCGCGGCGAGCCACCTCGAACCGCTGCGCACCACGCTGCTGCTGGTGATCGCGATCCCGATCGGACTGGCCAGGGTGTTCACCGGGCGATTGCTCGGCAGCGTGGTCGCCCACCAGGTGAACAACTTCCTCCCGGCCGTGACGATCCTGCTCGCGTCGCTCGGGATAGCCGCTTTCTGA
- a CDS encoding RNA-binding protein, whose product MSFLADSLEHLVRGIVDNPDEVRVELLTTRRGRTLEVHVHPDDLGKVIGRGGRTATALRTVMGGIGGRGVRVDVVDTDR is encoded by the coding sequence GTGAGCTTCCTCGCTGACTCCCTCGAGCACCTGGTGCGCGGGATCGTCGACAACCCGGACGAGGTCCGGGTCGAGCTGCTGACCACACGCCGTGGCCGCACGCTCGAGGTGCACGTGCACCCCGACGATCTCGGCAAGGTGATCGGCCGGGGCGGTCGTACCGCGACCGCCCTGCGCACCGTCATGGGCGGCATCGGTGGCCGCGGCGTCCGCGTGGACGTCGTCGACACCGATCGCTGA
- the rplS gene encoding 50S ribosomal protein L19, whose protein sequence is MNTLDALDAQSLRSDIPDFRPGDTLKVHVRVIEGNRERNQIFQGVVLRRQGGGIRETFTVRKVSFGIGVERTFPVHSPNIAEVEVFKRGDVRRAKLYYLRELRGKAAKIKERRENRETTSSK, encoded by the coding sequence ATGAACACCCTGGACGCGCTGGACGCGCAGTCACTGCGTTCCGACATCCCGGACTTCCGACCGGGCGACACGCTCAAGGTTCACGTCCGCGTCATCGAGGGCAACCGCGAGCGTAACCAGATCTTCCAGGGCGTCGTGCTGCGTCGCCAGGGCGGCGGCATCCGCGAGACCTTCACGGTCCGCAAGGTGTCGTTCGGCATCGGCGTGGAGCGCACCTTCCCGGTGCACTCGCCGAACATCGCCGAGGTCGAGGTCTTCAAGCGCGGCGACGTCCGCCGGGCGAAGCTGTACTACCTCCGTGAGCTTCGCGGCAAGGCCGCCAAGATCAAGGAGCGCCGCGAGAACCGCGAGACGACCTCCTCCAAGTAG
- the dprA gene encoding DNA-processing protein DprA, with the protein MSELEAERIARSYLLRVAEPPAPALVGFVGEHGPVVAAERVSRADCPPKVRDETAARRAHDYAERDLERAAATETRLVIPEDGEWPAWPLLSLAVAQGRGVSGAAPPLALWVRGPARLDEAVDQAIAIVGARAATEYGEHNAAELGYHLASRGIPVFSGAAYGIDGAAHRGALSADGTTVALLGCGIDAGYPAQHTTLLRIIGKTGAVVSEYPPGTSPARHRFLVRNRLIAALTEGTVVVEAGRRSGARNTAGTAGALGKVVMAMPGPVSSGMSAGCHALIREGEATLVTSVDEILETAGRLGQPGTDPSKPRRHTDRLGPEALRVHDALSERSPRPVERIAAESGVPVERVRSLLPELELDGFAERSDAGWRRRPAKT; encoded by the coding sequence ATGAGTGAACTCGAAGCCGAACGGATCGCGCGGTCGTACCTTCTGCGCGTGGCCGAACCCCCGGCGCCCGCCTTGGTCGGCTTCGTCGGCGAACACGGCCCGGTCGTCGCCGCGGAGCGGGTGTCGCGGGCGGATTGCCCGCCGAAGGTGCGTGACGAGACGGCCGCCCGGCGAGCGCACGACTACGCCGAGCGGGATCTTGAGCGGGCCGCCGCCACCGAGACCAGGCTCGTCATCCCGGAAGACGGCGAATGGCCTGCTTGGCCGTTGCTCTCGCTGGCCGTCGCCCAGGGCAGGGGCGTTTCCGGCGCGGCGCCTCCGCTTGCCCTGTGGGTACGCGGTCCGGCCAGGCTCGACGAGGCGGTCGACCAGGCGATCGCGATCGTCGGCGCCCGCGCGGCGACCGAGTACGGCGAGCACAACGCGGCCGAGCTGGGATATCACCTGGCGAGCCGAGGGATCCCGGTGTTCTCGGGGGCGGCGTACGGCATCGACGGCGCTGCCCACCGGGGTGCGCTGAGCGCGGACGGCACGACGGTCGCGCTGCTCGGCTGCGGGATCGACGCCGGGTACCCGGCGCAGCACACGACCTTGCTGCGCATCATCGGGAAAACCGGCGCGGTGGTCAGCGAGTACCCGCCGGGTACCTCGCCCGCGAGGCACCGCTTCCTCGTCCGGAACAGGCTCATCGCAGCGCTCACGGAAGGGACGGTCGTGGTCGAGGCGGGCAGGCGCAGCGGCGCGCGGAACACCGCCGGTACGGCAGGGGCGCTGGGCAAGGTCGTGATGGCGATGCCGGGACCGGTGTCGTCGGGGATGTCCGCCGGCTGCCACGCGCTGATCCGCGAAGGCGAGGCCACGCTGGTGACCTCCGTCGACGAGATCCTCGAGACCGCCGGGCGGCTGGGGCAGCCGGGCACGGATCCGTCGAAACCGCGCCGCCACACCGACAGGCTCGGCCCGGAGGCGCTGCGAGTGCACGACGCGCTGTCCGAGCGGTCGCCGCGCCCGGTGGAAAGGATCGCGGCCGAATCCGGCGTTCCGGTCGAGCGTGTCCGCTCGCTGCTGCCCGAACTGGAACTCGACGGTTTCGCGGAAAGGAGTGACGCAGGGTGGCGAAGACGGCCCGCGAAGACCTGA
- a CDS encoding CPBP family intramembrane glutamic endopeptidase: MDDGQARERLVLGAHWGFVAFFAGIAGYHLVTLVMSFVMSGRFDGYDPLELRDVGPLLILAFLPTLVLGLGPAIGSRVWGKGLREDFGLKPTWRDVRIGVACGAAALAAGYLLNLLLLAVYGTDGEDRTFSDVSPSPLTELSGTADGDTVWLVLAAVIVVLAAPVTEELLFRGTLWNAMGFHRLPSWVILLVTALMFAQLHGEAARTIALFGQGIAIGLARYLSGRVSAAVIAHAANNLPPAVLLFAAR, translated from the coding sequence GTGGACGACGGGCAGGCTCGTGAGCGTCTGGTGCTCGGAGCGCACTGGGGGTTCGTAGCGTTCTTCGCGGGCATCGCCGGGTACCACCTCGTCACGCTCGTCATGAGCTTCGTGATGTCAGGCCGCTTCGACGGCTACGACCCTCTCGAACTCCGTGACGTCGGCCCGCTGCTGATCCTCGCTTTCCTGCCGACCCTCGTCCTCGGTCTCGGCCCCGCGATCGGCTCCCGCGTCTGGGGGAAAGGGCTCCGCGAGGACTTCGGGCTCAAGCCCACCTGGCGTGACGTCCGGATCGGGGTCGCCTGCGGAGCGGCCGCGCTCGCCGCCGGCTACCTCCTCAACCTGCTCCTGCTCGCCGTCTACGGGACGGACGGCGAGGACAGGACCTTCTCCGACGTCTCGCCGAGCCCGCTCACCGAACTGTCCGGAACCGCCGACGGCGACACCGTTTGGCTGGTGCTGGCCGCGGTCATCGTCGTCCTCGCCGCCCCGGTCACCGAAGAGCTGCTCTTCCGCGGCACGCTGTGGAACGCCATGGGCTTCCACCGCCTGCCGTCGTGGGTGATCCTGCTGGTCACCGCGCTGATGTTCGCCCAGTTGCACGGGGAGGCCGCGCGCACGATCGCGCTGTTCGGCCAGGGCATCGCCATCGGCCTCGCCCGCTATCTGTCCGGCCGGGTGAGCGCGGCGGTCATCGCGCACGCGGCCAACAACCTCCCACCGGCTGTATTGCTCTTCGCGGCGAGGTGA
- the rimM gene encoding ribosome maturation factor RimM (Essential for efficient processing of 16S rRNA), translating into MDVVVGRIAKAHGIRGELAVDVRTDSPEQRFAVGSAVTTKLRDGSSRNLTIAAAREHSGRLLVRFEEVLTRDVAETLRGALLIADTSTLPPTEDPDEFYDHELEGLRAELADGTLVGKVLEIVHSPAGELLSIEHDGREVLVPFVKAIVPAVDVAGGRVVLDPPEGLLDA; encoded by the coding sequence ATGGACGTCGTAGTCGGCCGTATCGCCAAGGCGCACGGAATCCGCGGGGAACTCGCGGTGGACGTGCGCACGGACTCGCCGGAACAGCGGTTCGCGGTCGGTTCGGCCGTCACGACGAAGCTGCGTGACGGCAGCAGCAGGAACCTCACCATCGCAGCCGCCCGCGAACACAGCGGGCGGCTGCTGGTGCGTTTCGAAGAGGTGCTGACCAGGGACGTCGCGGAGACCCTTCGCGGTGCGCTCCTGATCGCCGACACCTCGACGCTGCCGCCGACCGAAGACCCCGACGAGTTCTACGACCACGAACTCGAAGGCCTGCGGGCCGAACTCGCCGACGGAACGCTCGTCGGCAAGGTGCTCGAAATCGTGCATTCACCCGCCGGGGAACTGCTGTCGATCGAACACGACGGACGCGAGGTGCTGGTGCCGTTCGTGAAGGCGATCGTCCCGGCCGTCGACGTCGCGGGCGGCCGCGTGGTCCTCGACCCGCCGGAAGGCCTGCTGGACGCCTGA
- the rpsP gene encoding 30S ribosomal protein S16, whose translation MAVKIKLQRLGKIRAPYYRIIVADARTRRDGKAIETIGKYHPKEEPSFIEVDTERAQHWLSVGAQPTEPVQRILEITGDWQKFKGLPGAEGTLKVAEPKPSKQDLFNAALAAAGDSASAEATTPKKKSAPKKAEADKAEAAEGDKAEA comes from the coding sequence GTGGCCGTCAAGATCAAGCTTCAGCGTCTCGGCAAGATCCGTGCGCCGTACTACCGCATCATCGTCGCCGACGCGCGCACCCGCCGTGATGGCAAGGCCATCGAGACGATCGGCAAGTACCACCCGAAGGAAGAGCCGAGCTTCATCGAGGTCGACACCGAGCGGGCCCAGCACTGGCTGTCCGTCGGCGCCCAGCCGACCGAGCCGGTCCAGCGCATCCTCGAGATCACCGGTGACTGGCAGAAGTTCAAGGGCCTGCCGGGCGCCGAGGGCACCCTGAAGGTCGCCGAGCCGAAGCCGTCGAAGCAGGACCTGTTCAACGCCGCGCTCGCCGCCGCCGGTGACTCGGCCTCCGCCGAGGCCACCACGCCGAAGAAGAAGTCCGCCCCGAAGAAGGCCGAAGCCGACAAGGCCGAGGCCGCCGAGGGTGACAAGGCCGAGGCGTGA
- the lepB gene encoding signal peptidase I, whose amino-acid sequence MVEPVSQNTSEDEPDRPDEERPTRASRRGRSGSKKFGKVNKKRSFWKELPILIVVALVLTILIQQFLAKVYMIPSGSMETTLHGCAGCTGDRILVDRITYDFTDPSPGDVVVFKGPPAWVGEIETPESSNIFVTGFRALGSLIGFAPPDERDFVKRIIAVGGQTVQCCDNNRVVVDGKALDEPYVHWEEGMAPTEKTFEPVKVPAGYVWMMGDNRNNSSDSRFQGNGGVNGAVPVDNIIGKARIIVLPPGRWGGVSDHNPQANAQPLALGAPAWQQGLPLGVGIAAAWPVVFLGRRMSSGVRKAVDRRR is encoded by the coding sequence GTGGTCGAACCCGTGTCCCAGAACACCTCCGAAGACGAGCCCGATCGCCCCGATGAGGAGCGCCCCACCAGGGCCTCCCGGCGGGGCCGATCCGGCTCCAAGAAATTCGGCAAGGTCAACAAGAAGCGGTCGTTCTGGAAGGAACTGCCGATCCTGATCGTCGTCGCACTCGTGCTGACGATCTTGATCCAGCAGTTCCTCGCCAAGGTCTACATGATCCCCTCGGGATCCATGGAGACCACCCTGCACGGCTGCGCGGGGTGCACGGGCGACCGGATCCTGGTCGACCGGATCACGTACGACTTCACCGATCCGAGCCCCGGCGACGTGGTGGTCTTCAAGGGCCCGCCCGCCTGGGTCGGCGAGATCGAGACGCCGGAGTCCAGCAACATCTTCGTCACCGGCTTCCGCGCGCTCGGTTCGCTGATCGGGTTCGCGCCGCCGGACGAGCGCGACTTCGTCAAGCGGATCATCGCGGTCGGCGGCCAGACGGTGCAGTGCTGCGACAACAACCGGGTCGTCGTGGACGGCAAGGCGCTCGACGAGCCCTACGTCCACTGGGAAGAGGGCATGGCGCCCACCGAGAAGACGTTCGAGCCGGTCAAGGTGCCCGCCGGATACGTCTGGATGATGGGCGACAACCGCAACAACTCGAGCGACTCCCGGTTCCAGGGCAACGGCGGCGTCAACGGCGCCGTGCCGGTCGACAACATCATCGGCAAGGCGCGCATCATCGTGCTGCCGCCCGGCCGCTGGGGTGGCGTTTCGGACCACAACCCGCAGGCGAACGCGCAGCCCCTGGCACTCGGTGCGCCGGCCTGGCAGCAGGGGCTTCCCCTGGGCGTCGGCATCGCCGCGGCGTGGCCCGTGGTGTTCCTCGGCAGGCGGATGTCGTCCGGAGTCCGCAAGGCGGTCGACCGGAGGCGGTAA
- a CDS encoding YraN family protein, which produces MMSTAEQPSAGASPAELGRWGEELAVRHLEKTGYVVLSRNWRCRDGELDLVATDRKRLVFCEVKTRSGLGFGSPAEAVTPAKADRIRRLAHQWQRTFMLRWCPVRYDIIAIVARSDARPRVRHIKAAF; this is translated from the coding sequence ATGATGAGCACGGCCGAACAGCCGTCCGCCGGGGCATCGCCTGCCGAGCTGGGCAGGTGGGGGGAAGAACTCGCGGTCCGGCATCTGGAGAAGACGGGCTACGTCGTCCTGAGCCGCAACTGGCGTTGCCGTGACGGTGAGCTGGACCTGGTCGCGACCGACCGGAAGCGCCTCGTGTTCTGCGAGGTCAAGACAAGGTCGGGGCTGGGCTTCGGCAGTCCCGCCGAGGCGGTGACCCCGGCCAAGGCGGACCGCATCCGCCGTCTCGCGCACCAGTGGCAGCGCACGTTCATGCTCCGCTGGTGCCCGGTCCGCTACGACATCATCGCGATCGTCGCCCGGTCCGACGCCCGGCCGCGCGTGCGGCACATCAAGGCGGCGTTCTGA
- a CDS encoding DUF2469 domain-containing protein — translation MSAEDLEKYETEMELSLYREYRDIVGQFSYVVETERRFYLANAVDVQVRDGGGEVYFEVRMSDAWVWDMYRPARFVKHVRVITFKDVNVEELDKPDLRLPEDGPFSG, via the coding sequence ATGAGCGCAGAGGATCTCGAGAAGTACGAGACCGAGATGGAGCTCTCGCTTTACCGCGAGTATCGCGACATAGTCGGCCAGTTCTCGTACGTGGTGGAGACCGAGCGGCGGTTCTATCTGGCCAACGCCGTCGACGTGCAGGTGCGCGACGGCGGCGGTGAGGTGTACTTCGAGGTCCGGATGTCCGACGCGTGGGTCTGGGACATGTACCGGCCCGCCAGGTTCGTCAAGCATGTCCGGGTCATCACGTTCAAGGACGTCAACGTCGAGGAACTCGACAAACCCGATCTTCGCCTGCCTGAGGACGGTCCGTTCTCAGGCTGA